The following coding sequences lie in one Thalassoglobus polymorphus genomic window:
- a CDS encoding metal-dependent hydrolase, whose protein sequence is MASFKEHVGFSGLLGVGYGLGATFLLGFSPTQGALAGYLAGVGGMLPDLDSPTGKPGQEIFSLTAAVAPLVLIGNVLKWAKLPTDTETVMLTMLLMYFAIRYGGAWFVAKLSVHRGMFHSIPANVIAAEVTYLFYPTESIVVKWLMAGAIAVGFFSHLLLDEIYSITWSGAMPRLKKSSGTAIKFWGKEFGPSAFTYVMLMFLTFVTLEDAGVISTTRELQAAPAEEEIDGESPETLLPESVESRAVQEARHIRDELSDAPKFQ, encoded by the coding sequence GTGGCATCGTTTAAGGAGCATGTTGGTTTTAGCGGATTGCTTGGAGTCGGTTACGGACTCGGAGCGACCTTTCTACTTGGATTTTCGCCAACTCAAGGCGCACTCGCTGGTTATCTCGCCGGTGTCGGAGGAATGCTCCCCGATCTCGATTCACCGACCGGAAAGCCGGGACAGGAAATCTTCTCGCTGACTGCTGCCGTTGCTCCACTTGTTTTGATCGGAAACGTTCTCAAATGGGCCAAATTGCCGACGGATACTGAAACCGTCATGTTGACGATGCTGCTGATGTACTTCGCCATTCGATATGGCGGAGCTTGGTTTGTCGCCAAGCTAAGTGTGCATCGTGGAATGTTCCACAGTATTCCGGCAAACGTGATCGCTGCCGAGGTGACTTATCTCTTTTATCCAACTGAAAGCATTGTCGTAAAATGGTTGATGGCAGGAGCGATTGCCGTTGGATTTTTCTCGCATCTTCTTTTGGATGAAATTTATTCCATCACCTGGTCTGGAGCGATGCCCCGGTTGAAGAAGTCGTCCGGCACTGCAATTAAATTCTGGGGAAAAGAGTTCGGTCCGTCAGCGTTTACATACGTCATGCTGATGTTTCTGACGTTCGTTACGTTGGAAGATGCGGGAGTCATTTCGACAACTCGAGAACTTCAGGCAGCTCCGGCGGAAGAAGAAATTGATGGAGAGTCCCCCGAGACGCTATTGCCGGAATCGGTCGAGTCGCGAGCAGTTCAAGAAGCACGCCATATTCGCGATGAACTTTCAGATGCTCCGAAGTTTCAATAA
- the cysK gene encoding cysteine synthase A, with translation MHFFKDNAEAIGRTPLVRINHLTKGLNGTVLAKTEGRNPAYSVKCRIGAAMIADAEERGVLKPGMKVVEPTSGNTGIALAFVCAAKGYPLTLTMPDTMSVERRLMLKSFGATLMLTPGADGMGGAISKAEELSQQADYYMPQQFNNPANPEIHFKTTGPEIWEAMDGKVDILVSGVGTGGTITGVSRYFKEAKGHALHAVAVEPAASPVLSGGAPGKHKIQGLGAGFIPNTLDMNMVDEVVQVTDEESFEMAPRVASEEGITCGISGGAAMAAALRIAARPESKDKNIVVILPDSGERYLSTSLFDHCRD, from the coding sequence ATGCATTTCTTTAAAGACAACGCGGAAGCCATCGGACGGACACCATTGGTTCGAATCAACCATCTGACGAAGGGCCTCAACGGGACCGTACTTGCGAAAACTGAAGGGCGTAACCCTGCCTATTCGGTCAAGTGCCGTATCGGTGCTGCGATGATTGCCGATGCAGAAGAACGTGGAGTTCTCAAGCCAGGAATGAAAGTCGTCGAGCCTACGAGCGGAAACACCGGGATCGCGCTCGCATTCGTTTGTGCTGCAAAAGGCTATCCACTCACCTTGACGATGCCGGATACAATGTCTGTCGAACGCCGATTGATGCTGAAAAGTTTCGGGGCAACTTTGATGCTGACTCCCGGAGCAGATGGCATGGGCGGTGCGATTTCCAAAGCGGAAGAGCTCTCGCAACAAGCCGATTATTACATGCCGCAACAGTTTAATAATCCTGCGAATCCAGAAATTCATTTCAAAACTACAGGTCCCGAAATCTGGGAAGCCATGGACGGGAAAGTCGATATTCTGGTTTCCGGTGTTGGCACTGGAGGAACAATTACAGGTGTGTCTCGGTACTTCAAAGAAGCAAAAGGGCACGCCCTGCACGCGGTCGCTGTCGAGCCGGCTGCGAGTCCGGTGCTCTCGGGCGGTGCACCTGGAAAGCACAAAATTCAGGGGCTCGGAGCTGGTTTTATCCCGAATACTCTAGACATGAATATGGTCGATGAAGTTGTTCAGGTCACCGATGAAGAATCTTTCGAGATGGCTCCTCGTGTCGCTTCTGAAGAAGGAATCACTTGCGGAATCAGCGGCGGAGCAGCCATGGCTGCCGCTTTGCGAATCGCTGCCCGTCCGGAGAGTAAGGATAAAAACATTGTCGTAATCCTCCCCGATAGCGGAGAGCGTTACTTGTCAACTTCCCTCTTCGATCACTGCCGGGATTAA
- a CDS encoding cupin domain-containing protein, whose amino-acid sequence MAISHAQPGEIIDVRPLGENLQKASTKALVKTGTLEVIRMVLPAGKVLKDHSAPGEILVQCIEGKFAFTTMGETKHLEAGEMLYLSTAEQHSVEAIEDSSFLLTILLPGKDASSSA is encoded by the coding sequence GATGTTCGTCCCTTGGGGGAGAACCTGCAGAAGGCATCGACCAAAGCACTTGTGAAAACAGGGACTCTCGAAGTCATCCGCATGGTGCTTCCCGCAGGGAAGGTACTGAAAGATCACTCCGCACCTGGCGAAATTCTTGTCCAATGCATCGAAGGAAAGTTTGCGTTCACAACGATGGGAGAAACAAAGCATCTCGAAGCGGGTGAAATGTTGTATCTCTCGACAGCCGAACAACATTCCGTCGAAGCAATTGAAGACTCGTCGTTCTTGTTGACGATTCTACTTCCTGGAAAAGACGCGTCATCATCAGCTTGA